A genomic region of Cryptococcus gattii WM276 chromosome F, complete sequence contains the following coding sequences:
- a CDS encoding Cytochrome P450, putative (Similar to TIGR gene model, INSD accession AAW43969.1) encodes MELLRHLGTWQFFSNCIRPSSLACIALYSFGGITILLFTVYLWLWPFQYATLHFRNLPGPPSDHWFWGVIPTLIKSPPSVPHNIWTDEYGPTIRYRVALGAQRFLTIDPTALNYILTHVDIFPKPSRVRKALSDLLGNGLLTAEGYTHKKQRKALNPSFSPAAIRGMVPIFYDKAYELKAKLLGIISDDETEQASSTPCIKEDEVEGGKKIDVMKYLGKTTLDVIGIVGFNYDFKALSEPHNELSEAYSKMFQASMDPDIWDFLRAVIPLVKKLPNKRAAEIAARKAVTLRIGKKIVEDKKREVMSAHSEGLEKREDIGNDLLSILIKANMASDVKPEQKLSDEEVLDQITTFMLAGNETSSTALTWILYSLTQHPECQERLREEVLAVADDRPSLETLNSLPYMDAVIRETLRLNAPAPGTLREAKQDTVIPLSMPVIGRDGKQINNVRINKGTVVFIPILTVNTSPAIWGPDARDFNPDRHLKTSSNSFGGANMHVPGVWGNMLSFLGGARNCIGYKLALAEISAILFVLMRSFEFQELKSKPEVEKKTSVVMRPRIKGEESAGLQMPLMVKPL; translated from the exons ATGGAACTACTCAGACATCTCGGGACGTGGCAGTTCTTCTCAAACTGTATTCGACCATCATCGCTGGCCTGCATTGCCCTCTATTCTTTTGGTGGCATTACGATCCTTCTCTTTACCGTTTACTTGTGGCTGTGGCCCTTCCAATATGCCACGTTGCATTTCCGTAATCTCCCTG GTCCACCTTCGGATCACTGGTTCTGGGGTGTCATTCCCACTCTCATCAAATCTCCCCCTAGCGTCCCCCATAACATATGGACAGACGAATACGGGCCTACTATCCGGTACCGTGTTGCTCTCGGCGCCCAACGTTTCCTCACCATTGATCCTACCGCTCTGAACTATATTCTCACGCATGTTGACATCTTCCCGAAACCTTCTCGAGTCCGAAAAGCACTTTCTGATCTTCTCGGCAATGGATTGCTTACCGCCGAAGGTTACACGCATAAAAAGCAGCGTAAAGCACTCAACCCATCCTTCAGTCCTGCCGCCATCAGGGGTATGGTCCCCATCTTCTACGACAAGGCGTATGAGCTCAAAGCAAAGTTATTGGGTATCATTAGTGATGATGAAACCGAGCAGGCCAGTTCTACCCCTTGTATAAAGGAAGACGAAGtggaaggaggaaaaaagaTTGACGTGATGAAATATCTTGGAAAGACTACATTGGATGTGATTGGTATCGTGGGGTTCAACTACGACTTCAAGGCCTTGTCCGAACCCCACAACGAGCTGTCAGAAGCATATTCCAAGATGTTTCAGGCCAGTATGGATCCCGACATTTGGGATTTTCTGAGGGCGGTTATTCCACTTGTTAAGAAGCTT CCCAACAAGCGAGCGGCTGAGATAGCTGCCAGGAAAGCAGTTACTCTCCGTATCGGCAAA AAAATCGTCGAGGACAAGAAGCGCGAGGTCATGTCTGCCCATTCCGAGGGCTTGGAAAAGCGAGAAGACATTGGTAATGATCTCCTTTCTATCCTCA TCAAAGCAAACATGGCCTCCGATGTAAAGCCAGAGCAAAAGCTCTCTGACGAAGAAGTTTTAGATCAGATCACAACTTTTATGCTTGCTGGTAACGAAACTTCTTCGACTGCACTTACCTGGATTTTATACAGTCTCACTCAGCATCCCGAATGTCAGGAGCGTCTTAGAGAAGAAGTCCTCGCTGTTGCAGACGACCGTCCGTCTCT TGAGACACTCAATAGTCTTCCCTACATGGATGCTGTCATCCGAGAAACTCTCCGCTTGAACGCCCCTGCCCCCGGTACTCTGAGAGAAGCCAAACAAGACACCGTCATTCCTCTAAGCATGCCTGTGATAGGTCGCGACGGAAAACAAATTAACAATGTGAGGATCAACAAGGGCACTGTGGTATTCATTC CTATTTTAACAGTGAACACTTCTCCTGCTATCTGGGGTCCCGACGCCCGCGACTTCAACCCAGATCGTCATCTCAAGACTTCATCCAATTCCTTTGGCGGAGCCAATATGCATGTACCAGGTGTTTGGGGTAATATGTTGAGTTTCCTGGGAGGCGCAAGGAATTGTATCGGGTACAAGCTGGCCTTGGCAGAAATTTCTGCGATCCTGTTCGTCTTGATGAGGAGTTTTGAATTTCAAGAGCTGAAGAGCAAGCCcgaggtggagaagaagacttC GGTGGTCATGAGACCGAGGATTAAGGGTGAGGAGAGTGCAGGACTGCAGATGCCCCTGATGGTGAAGCCTCTATAG
- a CDS encoding uncharacterized protein (Similar to SGTC gene model, INSD accession EAL20014.1), protein MGNETPTDLISGTSSRPVSHRPLSANSHRSFGDENEKKGLMLPPPIPVKTNKGQEEKSVPPRMTRLPSLKQLSERLQSTSSNPSSQQPNSLDKSPASSSSNPLRISTNPVALQSSSIASHTSPIMTPTSTGRLKLPASAMMRSLSAGSNGSAPSGLSPIISSPVIASNLGSVQGQGHSPTSAHPLTPAQQLAKFVPGGLGDFHPASGPESSTSMSRSASHEVRVEHLREIPSLDEIRRKVKINKREDQPKSDLPNERIKEKKEGKSFVESTDKAMSVASAESEKKEHPLQHSWTLYYDSKTYKPDPSLIAPRQGDKILADYEMTLLTVGKFDTVEGFARHFNNVRLPSQLTPSSNYHLFKDGIRPMWEDPANADGGKWVILFRSSPGTLDIAWANLTMALVGEILDPENQVCGIVGSARPKVDRLQVWTRSKDDVESLNQLGKRIVEIMALEGRDADSMSMEYQYNTNDSRPPPNRFIHISYSNRAPPTPSRAMSSAFQGPPGSFGGMGQAQTLSSSGVNLTHPLPLPPHSPAVIKGDHGSANDAAGMKRGLTNGNPFAGPLDLVRQGNYGSKEGMTGV, encoded by the exons ATGGGAAACGAAACACCCACAGACCTCATCTCGGGAACCTCCTCAAGGCCTGTCTCTCATCGACCGCTTTCCGCAAACTCCCATCGTAGTTTTGGAGACGAgaatgagaagaaggggcTTATGTTGCCTCCTCCAATACCCGTCAAGACCAATAAGGGACAGGAAGAAAAATCAGTACC ACCACGAATGACCcgtcttccttctcttAAACAATTATCTGAGCGCCTCCAGAGCACATCATCAAATCCTTCGTCTCAACAACCTAATTCACTCGACAAATCACCAGCTTCATCAAGTTCCAATCCTCTTCGCATCTCCACAAACCCAGTTGCTCTCCAAAGCTCATCTATCGCTTCCCACACATCACCCATCATGACACCCACGTCAACAGGGAGATTGAAGCTGCCTGCAAGCGCTATGATGAGATCACTTTCCGCTGGATCCAATGGTTCTGCCCCCAGCGGCTTGTCACCCATCATCAGTTCGCCTGTAATTGCATCTAACCTTGGGTCTGTCCAGGGCCAGGGTCATTCTCCTACTTCTGCCCATCCTCTGACCCCTGCTCAACAACTGGCTAAATTTGTGCCAGGCGGCTTGGGCGACTTTCATCCAGCGTCTGGTCCGGAATCTAGTACCAGTATGTCACGTTCGGCCAGTCACGAGGTGCGTGTGGAGCACCTTCGAGAAATCCCATCTTTGGATGAAATCAGAAGAAAAGTTAAAATTAATAAGAGGGAGGATCAGCCCAAGTCGGATTTGCCCAACGAGAGAAtaaaggagaaaaaggaggGCAAGAGCTTTGTGGAGAGTACTGATAAAGCAATGTCTGTTGCCTCAGCCGAAagcgagaagaaggaacATCCCTTGCAACACTCTTG GACATTATACTATGACTCCAAAACATACAAGCCTGATCCGTCCTTAATTGCTCCCAGGCAAGGGGATAAGATTCTCGCCGACTACGAGATGACACTCTTAACCGTCGGCAAGTTTGATACT GTCGAAGGCTTCGCGCGACATTTTAACAACGTCCGTCTCCCAAGTCAACTCACCCCTTCATCTAACTACCACCTCTTCAAGGACGGTATCCGACCTATGTGGGAAGATCCAGCCAACGCCGACGGTGGTAAATGGGTTATTCTTTTCCGCTCATCACCTGGAACGCTCGATATTGCCTGGGCAAACTTGACGATGGCGCTCGTCGGTGAGATTCTTGATCCGGAAAATCAAGTGTGTGGAATCGTGGGCAGTGCGAGACCCAAAGTCGATAGACTCCAAGTATGGACAAGGAGTAAAGATGATGTGGAGAGTCTTAATCAGCTAGGGAAGAGGATTGTGGAGATTATGGCTTTAGAAGGCAGAGATGCCGATAGCATGTCTATGGAGTACCAA TACAATACAAATGACTCCCGGCCGCCACCCAACAGATTCATCCACATCTCTTATTCCAATCGTGCGCCACCTACGCCTTCGCGAGCCATGTCATCCGCTTTCCAAGGTCCACCAGGATCATTCGGCGGCATGGGACAGGCCCAGACACTCTCATCGTCAGGCGTCAATCTCACTCATCCCTTACCGCTCCCACCGCACTCACCAGCTGTTATTAAGGGGGATCATGGGTCGGCAAATGATGCAGCAGGGATGAAGAGAGGATTGACTAACGGGAACCCTTTCGCGGGACCGTTGGATTTAGTGAGACAAGGGAATTATGGTTCGAAGGAAGGTATGACCGGTGTGTAG
- a CDS encoding mitochondrial import inner membrane translocase subunit tim8, putative (Similar to TIGR gene model, INSD accession AAW43967.1) has translation MDLVQFGGGSGGFVMPQICPRHLSAISDGDEEAAAAEEEDRFLAGLRCWSFGFLLRLCKYISTYPHFKTTSTSTKPSHKCQPLLPSLPLMRPPRRNSNPSSNKSKLRLSSKLPSTSSPTPVGTPVLLVVLAPNSQNPKLNASRTVSTDSSTHHSTLSDRSKLKNSKFKTMLKVEF, from the exons ATGGATTTAGTTCAGTTCGGCGGCGGCAGCGGCGGGTTCGTCATGCCCCAAATATGTCCACGTCATTTATCTGCCATTTCCGATGGAGAcgaagaagctgctgctgctgaagaagaagacagaTTTCTCGCCGGCCTTCGCTGCTGGTCGTTCGGCTTCTTACTTCGACTCTGCAAGTATATCTCTACATATCCGCACTTCAAAACTACATCTACATCTACAAAACCATCTCACAAATGTCAGCCCCTACTGCCATCCCTGCCCTTGATGAGGCCTCCAAG AAGGAACTCGAATCCTTCCTCGAACAAGA GCAAGCTAAGGCTAAGCTCCAAGCTTCCATCCACGAGCTCACCAACACCT GTTGGAACAC CTGTATTACTGGTAGTATTAGCTCCAAATTCTCAAA ATCCGAAGCTCAATGCCTCGAGAACTGTGTCGACCGATTCCTCGACTCATCACTCTACATTGTCCGACAGATCGAAGCTCAAAAACAGCAAATTTAAAACAATGCTGAAAGTTGAATTTTGA
- a CDS encoding uncharacterized protein (Similar to TIGR gene model, INSD accession AAW44256.1) yields the protein MSDYAFVPGGSLKFKGGGDKKKKKKSHSSSDRSKVDSEIKQKDKEVRDKSREREVSAQAGSASPAPERGEDGPKMTEAERRFLETQKRRREERAKHTAKKTHKERVQEFNAKLDTLSEHHDMPRIGPG from the exons ATGAGCGACTACGCCTTTGTCCCAGGCGGGTCCCTCAAGTTCAAGGGTGGCGGCGACAA gaagaagaagaagaaatcgcactcttcttctgacCGCTCCAAAGTCGACAGCGAAATCAAGcagaaggacaaggaggTAAGGGATAAGTCGCGAGAGAGGGAAGTGAGCGCACAGGCTGGGTCCGCGTCTCCTGCTCCTGAAaggggagaagatggaCCAAAGATGACGGAAGCGGAGAGGAGATTCTTGGAAACTcagaagagaaga CGAGAGGAGAGGGCGAAGCATACCGCGAAGAAGACCCATAAAGAGAGAGTGCAAGAGTTCAATGCCAAGCTAGATACTCTCAG TGAGCATCACGACATGCCTCGT ATCGGACCCGGGTAA
- a CDS encoding uncharacterized protein (Similar to SGTC gene model, INSD accession EAL20017.1) translates to MPLPLSLPGLPDDYTPQYFGNDIVVGLESEGQYKAKVLRCWSDEDGSMIPPPPPGQEAHPLDRPLKRGEVGISHLSTGRLAIVPESSLRLFQREFLKGDIVKRSLTSQESALVVNIKTEVKLQHALTGEELDQWVKYEDVSNALKIDARDRVVYGNWVGTVEEVFENGFVETKHGRYYRIAEMGGLLEVGRNVEDVLPKNIFDKMAAMPKSLPSFAEPQIDRILKIDPVVVYVIWNAINQKLPPSEQEKFKEPEPFWYGEDLKKLSLFDTTHSQPPSIGSTVDFISEDTRRKYGVKPSHHADGTVLVSTMRILESRSVLVLRWQTGKETEEPSTDFVPYHNVDDYETWPGEHVMWRGDNGERRHAVVQKFDPYQRVAELLFMDDHTKELVPVMELDPGGRSGTNAYGVSIGQMVLLCEDNGSVPPEVPSFGQHETPVKNMWARHEFAKLAEEYVSSDSRFGWYPPEGDNEGVDWWGEVVQLHLNGEVTVKLANGDLKTVEIKNLAILNDPGSDMIDELGPEMDEGEAMDEDEYDELDEWQDGMRGAHGGFVFDGGQLRGLQAMVSRLKETQQPEESESSWETMSEDNAHDVDTEGEVMEVDEMEEEEEERAVAEAAAASRQEQSEAGGVEQKSFSPVNILTSQPPQEAEFIAGPSTAVTSTSRAPLPKESLDEGDEQWERFEMLEQAPRDHRFYNELSSGAAAKSYHSRIQKEHRALQSSLPENILVRTYEDRLDLMRVLIIGPEGTPYTDAPFVFDVYLNPTKFPNEPPVVHFHSHTNGHGRCNPNLYEEGKVCLSILGTWSGDESESWNPSKSSLLQVFVSISGLVLVRCPYHCEPAFAKLEGTREGKINSRLYSEKAYVLSRTFVRTALERPITGLESEIRYFYLTKGRLRSVIDHAQRLIEKGEVGQNIEQEEENAEMWNADAMGRLTMGAIITLKRTIGSLQKIWNTQASS, encoded by the exons ATGCCCCTCCCCCTCTCTCTTCCGGGTCTCCCGGACGATTATACTCCCCAG TACTTTGGGAACGATATAGTTGTTGGACTCGAATCTGAGGGCCAGTACAAAGCTAAAGTCCTT AGGTGCTGGTCAGATGAAGATGGCAGCATGATACCTCCTCCGCCACCAGGACAAGAAGCCCACCCTCTCGATCGCCCATTAAAGCGGGGTGAGGTAGGAATCAG TCATTTATCTACCGGTCGACTTGCCATTGTCCCCGAGTCTAGTCTCAGACTTTTTCAGCGAGAGTTTCTCAAAGGCGATATTGTCAAACGATCATTGACTTCTCAAGAGTCCGCTTTAGTGGTGAATATCAAGACTGAAGTCAAGTTACAACATGCTTTAACCGGAGAAGAACTTGACCAATGGGTTAAATATGAAGATGTGTCGAATGCGTTGAAAATTGATGCGAGAGATAGAGTAGTCTATGGCAACTGGGTTGGAACAGTTGAAGAG GTTTTTGAAAACGGCTTTGTAGAGACAAAGCATGGTCGATATTACCGTATTGCGGAAATGGGAGGTCTTCTAGAAGTTGGAAGAAATGTTGAA GACGTCCTCCCAAAAAATATTTTTGATAAAATGGCTGCCATGCCCAAATCACTTCCATCTTTTGCCGAACCTCAGATTGATCGTATCCTAAAGATTGATCCAGTGGTCGTCTATGTCATTTGGAATGCTATAAACCAAAAG CTGCCTCCCTCGGAGCAAGAAAAGTTCAAAGAACCCGAGCCATTCTGGTATGGTGAAGATCTCAAGAAGCTTTCTCTTTTTGATACCACGCATTCCCAACCGCCAAGTATAGGATCAACTGTTGACTTCATCAGCGAAGATACCAGGAGAA AATACGGTGTGAAACCCTCACACCACGCGGACGGCACCGTGCTGGTGAGCACAATGCGCATTTTGGAGAGTCGTTCGGTTTTAGTCCTTAGATGGCAAACGGGAAAGGAGACGGAAGAGCCTTCTACGGATTTTGTTCCTTATCACAATGTGGACGA CTACGAGACTTGGCCAGGTGAACATGTCATGTGGAGAGGCGATAATGGTGAACGGCGGCACGCTGTTGTTCAAAAATTTGACCCTTACCAGCGAGTGGCTGAACTGCTCTTCATGGATGATCACACGAAGGAACTTGTCCCTGTCATGGAGCTTGATCCCGGAGGCCGCTCTGGCACAAATGCCTATGGCGTGAGCATCGGTCAAATGGTCCTTCTTTGTGAGGACAACGGCTCAGTACCTCCTGAAGTTCCCTCATTCGGTCAGCACGAAACTCCAGTGAAGAACATGTGGGCAAGGCACGAATTTGCCAAGCTCGCCGAGGAATACGTGAGCAGCGATTCAAGGTTTGGCTGGTACCCTCCCGAGGGGGACAATGAGGGTGTCGATTGGTGGGGCGAAGTCGTGCAGCTGCATCTGAACGGAGAAGTCACGGTCAAGCTCGCGAATGGGGATCTGAAGACGGTGGAGATCAAGAATTTGGCGATCTTGAATGATCCAGGGAGTGACATGATCGATGAGCTGGGGCCGGAGATGGATGAAGGGGAGGCTatggatgaggatgaaTATGACGAGCTTGACGAGTGGCAGGATGGAATGCGGGGAGCGCATGGGGGCTTCGTGTTCGACGGAGGACAGCTACGTGGTTTGCAGGCTATGGTGTCACGGTTGAAGGAGACTCAGCAGCCAGAGGAAAGCGAGAGCAGTTGGGAAACAATGAGTGAAGACAATGCCCACGATGTTGACACTGAAGGTGAAGTGATGGAAGTGGAtgagatggaggaggaagaggaggagcgAGCGGTCGCAGAGGCAGCGGCTGCTAGCAGGCAAGAGCAATCTGAAGCCGGCGGTGTGGAACAAAAATCATTTTCCCCTGTTAATATTTTAACATCTCAGCCCCCTCAAGAAGCTGAGTTTATTGCTGGGCCTTCTACCGCTGTCACCAGCACTTCTCGAGCCCCCTTGCCGAAAGAAAGCTTAGACGAAGGTGATGAACAATGGGAACGATTTGAAATGCTTGAGCAAGCCCCGAGAGATCACCGTTTCTACAACGAGCTAAGCTCTGGTGCGGCCGCAAAGAGTTACCACTCTAGGATACAAAAGGAACATCGGGCTTTACAGTCCTCCTTGCCAG AAAACATTCTTGTTAGGACGTATGAAGATAGATTGGATCTCATGAGGGTCTTAATCATTGGACCTGAGGGTACACC TTATACGGATGCGCCCTTTGTCTTTGACGTCTATCTCAACCCTACAAAATTCCCCAACGAGCCGCCTGTCGTTCATTTCCACTCGCACACGAACGGTCATGGAAGGTGCAACC CGAATCTGtatgaagaagggaaagtGTGTTTGTCGATTTTGGGTACTTGGTCAGGGGACGAATCAGAATCTTGGAA CCCATCAAAGTCGTCACTCCTCCAGGTCTTTGTCTCAATCTCCGGTTTAGTGCTCGTGAGATGCCCTTATCATTGTGAACCTGCATTCGCCAAGCTTGAAGGTACAAGAGAAGGCAAGATCAACTC CCGACTGTATTCTGAAAAAGCCTACGTTCTTTCCCGAACATTTGTCCGTACAGCTCTTGAACGTCCTATCACCGGACTTGAATCGGAAATCCGTTACTTTTACCTCACTAAAGGCCGACTGCGTTCCGTCATAGATCATGCTCAGAGATTGATAGAGAAAGGCGAGGTCGGACAGAATATTGAacaggaggaggagaatgCCGAGATGTGGAATGCGGATGCCATGGGACGATTGACGATGGGGGCGATAATTACGTTAAAG AGGACAATTGGGTCGCTACAGAAGATATGGAATACACAGGCGTCGTCATGA
- a CDS encoding Thioredoxin reductase, putative (Similar to TIGR gene model, INSD accession AAW43963.1) translates to MSILNGEPHGNSVGIREPKRTGEVSKKMHSKVVIIGSGPGGHTAAIYLARANLEPVLYEGMLANGFAPGGQLTTTTDVENFPGFPEGVTGTEMMDKFRAQSERFGTKIITETVARVDLSVRPFKYWAEGEEEEHEFMTADTIIMATGASAKRLFLPGEDTYWQSGISACAVCDGAVPIFRQKPLAVIGGGDSAAEEATYLTKYGSHVYVLVRRDELRASKIMAKRLTSHPKVTVLWNTVATEAKGDGEVLTSLTIKDTKTGKTRDLPVNGLFYAIGHEPATALVKSQLELDEDGYIKTIPGTSQTSVHGVFAAGDVQDKKYRQAITSAGSGCIAALEAERLISEEEADDVNLMTENVHVPAEHYLGTDRE, encoded by the exons ATGTCTATCTTGAACGGCGAACCCCACGGCAACTCTGTCGGCATCAGGGAACCCAAGAGGACCGGCGAGGTCAGCAAGAAGATGCATTCCAAGGTTGTTATCATCGGCTCTGGTCCCGGTGGTCACACCGCCGCCATTTACTTGGCCCGAGCTAACCTCGAGCCTGTTCTCTACGAG GGTATGCTTGCCAACGG TTTCGCTCCCGGTGGTCAActcaccaccaccactGACGTCGAGAACTTCCCTGGTTTCCCCGAGGGTGTTACCGGTACCGAAATGATGGATAAATTCCGAGCTCAGAG TGAGCGATTCGGCACCAAGATCATCACCGAGACCGTTGCCCGTGTCGACCTCTCTGTCCGACCTTTCAAGTATTGGGCTGagggcgaggaggaggaacaCGAATTCATGACTGCCGACAC TATCATCATGGCTACCGGTGCTTCTGCCAAGCGACTTTTCCTTCCCGGTGAGGACACTTACTGGCAGTCTGGTATCTCTGCTTGTGCCGTTTGCGACGGTGCTGTCCCCATCTTCAGACAAAAGCCCCTCGCCGTTATCGGTGGTGGTGACAGTGCCGCCGAGGAAGCTACTT ACCTCACCAAGTACGGTTCTCACGTCTACGTCCTCGTCAGGAGAGACGAGCTCCGAGCTTCCAAGATTATGGCCAAGCGACTCACTTCTCACCCCAAGGTTACTGTCCTCTGGAAC ACTGTTGCTACCGAGGCCAAGGGTGACGGTGAGGTCCTTACGTCACTTACCATCAAGGACACCAAGACTGGTAAGACCCGAGACCTCCCTGTCAACGGTCTCTTCTACGCTATCGGCCACGAGCCCGCCACTGCCCTCGTCAAGTCTCAACTCGAGCTTGACGAAGATGGATACATCAAGACCATTCCCGGTACCTCCCAAACTTCTGTCCACGGTGTCTTCGCCGCTGGTGACGTCCAGGACAAGAAGTACAGGCAGGCTATCACCTCTGCCGGTTCCGGTTGTATCGCTGCCCTTGAAGCCGAGAGACTCATCAGTGAGGAGGAGGCTGATGACGTGAACCTCATGACCGAAAATGTACACGTTCCTGCCGAGCACTACTTGGGTACTGACAGGGAATAA
- a CDS encoding Splicing factor (U2 snRNP auxiliary factor large subunit), putative (Similar to TIGR gene model, INSD accession AAW44245.1), protein MDAGYDALEEAASSYAKNRDRADDTRSHKSHRDRDYEREDRDLERRHRRDDKDERYRDRERDRDAYRGDRGDREHGRERDYRPRDRERERDRGYEARDRYDRFERDGRGAGGFEERPPRRRRRDEEEITLAAEPMHGHRDRRPRYDEPPEFAEPMRGNWSPPRRKRDDGFRGGRGDRDGGRRGGGGGGGGGGGGRFYEDRRSPTPDGTLSLEERKEKLSRSLWDTAPVQFQGVSALEAKTTGLFTYGPGRVPPPAHLGIPATFVAGAFPPSNPVRQNNRLYIGGIKEDMQENQIQDFFNNLMKEKGMADGKEDPVKQCQINNDRNFAFIELHTPEQATAALELDGVVLDGASLRVRRPKDYAGIDPLLQTFNGIVAPSVADSPNKLFIGGIPTYLNDEQVMELLKSFGELKSFNLVKESAGVSKGFAFAEYLDPEVTDMAIQGLHNFALGDRNLVVQRAAVGRNTGVNAPIPGSAAYLSQAIPHLMQNNADAPTSRVMLLLNMVTPEELYNDDDYNDIIEDINDECSKYGEIEGVRIPRPVPKSKKWESTEAAAATAERNKRTDDEAGVGRVYVMYKDVESTKKAMDAIGGRQFAGRTILVANVPEEEFLGPAPPPPPPEDAPAPAESDAPPPPPPADLDAAADAALKDIMSGI, encoded by the exons ATGGACGCAGGATACG ATGCCCTCGAGGAGGCTGCCTCTTCCTACGCTAAAAACAGAGACCGCGCCGACGACA CTCGTAGCCACAAGAGCCACCGAGACAGAGATTACGAACGCGAAGACCGAGACCTTGAACGTAGACATCGTCGAGATGATAAGGACGAACGCTACCGCGACCGCGAGAGAGATCGAGACGCTTACAGGGGCGACAGAGGAGACCGTGAGCATGGGAGAGAAAGGGATTACCGACCTCGAGACCGTGAGCGGGAGAGGGACAGAGGTTATGAAGCGCGAGACCGATACGACCGATTCGAACGTGATGGTCGAGGAGCTGGCGGTTTTGAAGAACGACCACCTCGTCGTCGACGAAgggacgaagaagaaattACACTCGCTGCTGAGCCTATGCACGGACATCGTGACAGAAGGCCGAGGTATGATGAACCCCCTGAGTTTGCGGAGCCCATGAGAGGGAACTGGTCTCCCCCtagaaggaagagggatgATGGATTCCGTGGCGGAAGAGGAGATAGGGATGGAGGCAGGCGAGGCggcggcggtggtggtggtggtggtggtggtggacGATTCTACGAGGACAGAAGGAGTCCAACACCGGACGGAACTTTGTCCCttgaggagaggaaggagaaatTGAGTAGGTCGCTTTGGGATACTGCTCCTGTACAGTTCCAGGGTGTCAGCGCCCTCGAGGCCAAGACGACTG GTTTGTTTACCTATGGTCCCGGTCGAgttcctcctcctgccCATCTCGGTATCCCCGCCACCTTTGTCGCTGGTGCCTTTCCTCCTAGTAATCCTGTTCGACAGAACAACCGTTTGTACATTGGTGGCATTAAGGAAGACATGCAAGAAAATCAAATTCAGGATTTCTTCAACAACCTcatgaaggagaagggcATGGCCGATGGCAAGGAGGATCCCGTCAAACAATGTCAAATCAACAACGACAGGAATTTCGCTTTCATCGAG TTGCACACTCCTGAACAAGCTACTGCTGCACTTGAACTTGACGGTGTTGTTCTTGATGGTGCTTCTCTTCGAGTCCGTCGACCCAAGGATTATGCCGGTATCGACCCGCTTTTGCAAACCTTTAATGGTATCGTTGCTCCCAGTGTTGCGGACTCACCAAACAAGCTTTTCATTGGTGGTATCCCTACTTACCTCAATGACGAGCAAGTCATGGAGTTGCTGAAGAGTTTTGGAGAGCTCAAGAGTTTCAACTTGGTCAAGGAGAGCGCTGGTGTATCCAAG GGCTTCGCTTTTGCCGAGTACCTTGATCCTGAGGTTACAGACATGGCCATTCAAGGCCTCCACAACTTTGCTCTTGGTGACCGTAACCTCGTCGTTCAGCGTGCGGCTGTCGGTCGTAACACTGGTGTTAACGCGCCCATACCTGGATCCGCCGCTTACCTTAGTCAAGCCA TCCCCCATCTCATGCAAAACAATGCCGACGCCCCCACATCTCGTGTCATGCTGTTGCTCAACATGGTTACTCCCGAAGAGCTCTACAATGACGACGATTACAACGATATCATCGAAGATATCAATGATGAGTGCAGCAAGTATGGCGAAATTGAGGGTGTTCGTATTCCCAGACCCGTACCCAAGTCCAAGAAGTGGGAGTCCACCGAGGCGGCTGCGGCGACAGCGGAGAGGAATAAGAGGACAGATGACGAAGCAGGTGTTGGAAGGGTGTATGTAATGTACAAGGATGTGGAGAGTACGAAGAAGGCGATGGACGCtattggtggaagacaGTTTGCGGGAAGAACGATTTTGGTTGCCAACGTGCCAGAG gaagagttcttgGGTCCAGCTCCACCTCCCCCACCTCCTGAAGATGCTCCTGCACCTGCGGAAAGCGATGCTCCCCCTCCGCCGCCTCCTGCCGACTTGGACGCTGCCGCAGATGCTGCTCTTAAAGATATTATGTCTGGAATCTAA